Part of the bacterium genome is shown below.
GCTATGGTATACCCGCGGTTCATAAGTTTTAAAACCCGGTCAGAAGCCGACTGGAGGGGCAGATGATAATGCTCGCACACCTTTGAGCATTCATTAATAGTCTGAATATCTCCCTCGCTTAGATCCCGGGGGTGCGATGTCAAGAACCTTATTCTCTTTAACCCCTCAATTTTATTCAACTCCTCCAAGAGGTCCCTGAATTTTTTACCATTGTCGTAATACGAATTAACATTCTGGCCCAGGAGAGTAATCTCTTTTATTCCGTTTTTCACGGCATCCCCGGCTTCTTTCATCACAGAGCCAAACGGTCGGTTTTTTTCCGCGCCCCTTGTAAACGGTACAATACAATAGGAACAGTAATTACTGCATCCCCTGCTTATCGGAATAAACCCTGTAATCTTTCCGTTTTTTAGCCATGGAATATTTTCATTTATGATTTTATTTTCCACGTCCCATTCCGTGTCATAAACCCGTTTTCGTTTTTTTATGATATCTTCAAGAAGAGATGGAATTTTTAATAATGTCTCAGTCCCGAAAACAAGGTCGAGCCCCGGAAATTTTTTTAAAAGTTCTTTGCTCTTTTCCTGCCCTATGCACCCGCCAAACGCAATAATTTTACCAGGATTGTTTTTTTTATGGCTCCGGAAGTTATTCAAATGCTGATACGCCGTTTCCTCGGCTTTTTTCCTGACACTGCACGTATTCATTATAATAATATCCGCGTCCTTATAATTACCCGCGGGATTAAACCCTTTCCGGGACAGCAATACCCTTAATTTCCCGGAATCCGCC
Proteins encoded:
- the miaB gene encoding tRNA (N6-isopentenyl adenosine(37)-C2)-methylthiotransferase MiaB, with translation MTTANNNNLQFFIETFGCQMNEADSGKLRVLLSRKGFNPAGNYKDADIIIMNTCSVRKKAEETAYQHLNNFRSHKKNNPGKIIAFGGCIGQEKSKELLKKFPGLDLVFGTETLLKIPSLLEDIIKKRKRVYDTEWDVENKIINENIPWLKNGKITGFIPISRGCSNYCSYCIVPFTRGAEKNRPFGSVMKEAGDAVKNGIKEITLLGQNVNSYYDNGKKFRDLLEELNKIEGLKRIRFLTSHPRDLSEGDIQTINECSKVCEHYHLPLQSASDRVLKLMNRGYTIAEYDKKIDYIRKLRPYASVTTDIIIGFPGETEKDFEDTLNYMRKTEFDSAFSFMYSKRPNTKALELEDSITETVKKKRLKDIIDMQENISRRVNEKLLNKITSVLIEGVCKNEKQKLFGKTRTGKPVVFSGNGGLIGQEVAIKIVKTGPHTLAGEIV